From the Oncorhynchus nerka isolate Pitt River linkage group LG20, Oner_Uvic_2.0, whole genome shotgun sequence genome, one window contains:
- the LOC115115520 gene encoding aerolysin-like protein isoform X2, which yields MATTLHLIGGGGGTYFEFHGMDNGATIKKIGVAVGGSQVKAVRVELTDGKGATFGDADTFNEFEFNLGECITKLSLWSNGAGTRLGAIKFVTSQNREFFEKMTSWPLKTEYTIDVGSGICLGLQGRSGSDIDCMGFLFINTIKSSVMTDMEYPTLSLYKPQVTQEYVTSVSHQNDTSLVVEKSITYSKTLTKTSSWSVSNKIEFTLNVSVKAGIPDLFEVSSGFSLTVGVEQSTSLQKTETITESGTINVKIPPGKIMDVEITMWKANIDLDYRAKVKVTCMNGSQLVFPSKGIYTGVAYTSLRLSRKER from the exons ATGGCAACCACACTGCATTTGATCGGTGGTGGAGGAGGCACTTACTTTGAATTCCATGGAATGGACAACGGTGCCACCATCAAGAAGATCGGAGTGGCGGTGGGAGGCTCGCAGGTGAAAGCTGTGCGGGTGGAGCTGACCGACGGGAAAGGAGCGACTTTTGGAGATGCGGACACTTTCAATGAGTTTGAGTTCAACCTCGGCGAGTGCATCACCAAGCTGTCTCTGTGGAGTAACGGCGCCGGCACACGTCTGGGTGCCATCAAGTTCGTGACGAGTCAGAACCGGGAGTTCTTTGAAAAAATGACCAGCTGGCCACTGAAGACTGAGTACACCATAGATGTGGGGTCTGGAATCTGCCTGGGGCTGCAGGGCAGATCTGGCTCAGACATCGACTGCATGGGCTTCCTCTTCATCAACACCATCAAGTCGTCCGTAATGACTGACATGGAGTATCCCACCCTGTCCCTCTATAAACCCCAG GTGACCCAAGAATATGTGACATCTGTCTCTCACCAGAACGACACCTCCTTGGTTGTAGAAAAGTCCATTACATACAGCAAGACGCTGACCAAGACTTCCTCCTGGTCCGTCAGCAACAAAATAGAATTCACCTTGAATGTGTCGGTCAAAGCAGGGATCCCAGATCTGTTCGAGGTGTCATCAGGGTTCAGCTTGACCGTGGGAGTGGAGCAATCCACCAGCCTGCAGAAGACCGAGACCATAACAGAATCAGGTACCATCAACGTGAAGATCCCACCAGGGAAGATCATGGATGTTGAGATCACAATGTGGAAAGCAAATATCGACCTCGACTACAGGGCCAAAGTGAAAGTCACCTGCATGAATGGCAGTCAGCTGGTCTTCCCATCCAAAGGCATCTACACTGGTGTGGCTTACACTTCATTGAGGTTATCCAGAAAGGAGAGATGA
- the LOC115115520 gene encoding aerolysin-like protein isoform X1, producing MVLIRRKQQDVEWEVLGVGEGLHGVDQEETTGGYVTRTHMATTLHLIGGGGGTYFEFHGMDNGATIKKIGVAVGGSQVKAVRVELTDGKGATFGDADTFNEFEFNLGECITKLSLWSNGAGTRLGAIKFVTSQNREFFEKMTSWPLKTEYTIDVGSGICLGLQGRSGSDIDCMGFLFINTIKSSVMTDMEYPTLSLYKPQVTQEYVTSVSHQNDTSLVVEKSITYSKTLTKTSSWSVSNKIEFTLNVSVKAGIPDLFEVSSGFSLTVGVEQSTSLQKTETITESGTINVKIPPGKIMDVEITMWKANIDLDYRAKVKVTCMNGSQLVFPSKGIYTGVAYTSLRLSRKER from the exons ATGGTGTTGATCAGGAGGAAACAGCAGGATGTAGAGTGGGAGGTGCTTGGAGTAGGAGAGGGACTCCATGGTGTTGATCAGGAAGAAACCACAGGAG GTTACGTGACGCGCACACACATGGCAACCACACTGCATTTGATCGGTGGTGGAGGAGGCACTTACTTTGAATTCCATGGAATGGACAACGGTGCCACCATCAAGAAGATCGGAGTGGCGGTGGGAGGCTCGCAGGTGAAAGCTGTGCGGGTGGAGCTGACCGACGGGAAAGGAGCGACTTTTGGAGATGCGGACACTTTCAATGAGTTTGAGTTCAACCTCGGCGAGTGCATCACCAAGCTGTCTCTGTGGAGTAACGGCGCCGGCACACGTCTGGGTGCCATCAAGTTCGTGACGAGTCAGAACCGGGAGTTCTTTGAAAAAATGACCAGCTGGCCACTGAAGACTGAGTACACCATAGATGTGGGGTCTGGAATCTGCCTGGGGCTGCAGGGCAGATCTGGCTCAGACATCGACTGCATGGGCTTCCTCTTCATCAACACCATCAAGTCGTCCGTAATGACTGACATGGAGTATCCCACCCTGTCCCTCTATAAACCCCAG GTGACCCAAGAATATGTGACATCTGTCTCTCACCAGAACGACACCTCCTTGGTTGTAGAAAAGTCCATTACATACAGCAAGACGCTGACCAAGACTTCCTCCTGGTCCGTCAGCAACAAAATAGAATTCACCTTGAATGTGTCGGTCAAAGCAGGGATCCCAGATCTGTTCGAGGTGTCATCAGGGTTCAGCTTGACCGTGGGAGTGGAGCAATCCACCAGCCTGCAGAAGACCGAGACCATAACAGAATCAGGTACCATCAACGTGAAGATCCCACCAGGGAAGATCATGGATGTTGAGATCACAATGTGGAAAGCAAATATCGACCTCGACTACAGGGCCAAAGTGAAAGTCACCTGCATGAATGGCAGTCAGCTGGTCTTCCCATCCAAAGGCATCTACACTGGTGTGGCTTACACTTCATTGAGGTTATCCAGAAAGGAGAGATGA
- the LOC135562802 gene encoding aerolysin-like protein isoform X1, with product MVLIRRKQQDVEWEVLGVGEGLHGVDQEETTGGYVTRTHMATTLHLIGGGGGTYFEFHGMDNGATIKKIGVAVGGSQVKAVRVELTDGKGATFGDADTFNEFEFNLGECITKLSLWSNGAGTRLGAIKFVTSQNREFFEKMTSWPLKTEYTIDVGSGICLGLQGRSGSDIDCMGFLFINTIKSSVMTDMEYPTLSLYKPQVTQEYVTSVSHQNDTSLVVEKSITYSKTLTKTSSWSVSNKIEFTLNVSVKAGIPDLFEVSSGFSLTVGVEQSTSLQKTETITESGTINVKIPPGKIMDVEITMWKANIDLDYRAKVKVTCMNGSQLVFPSKGIYTGVAYTSLRLSRKER from the exons ATGGTGTTGATCAGGAGGAAACAGCAGGATGTAGAGTGGGAGGTGCTTGGAGTAGGAGAGGGACTCCATGGTGTTGATCAGGAAGAAACCACAGGAG GTTACGTGACGCGCACACACATGGCAACCACACTGCATTTGATCGGTGGTGGAGGAGGCACTTACTTTGAATTCCATGGAATGGACAACGGTGCCACCATCAAGAAGATCGGAGTGGCGGTGGGAGGCTCGCAGGTGAAAGCTGTGCGGGTGGAGCTGACCGACGGGAAAGGAGCGACTTTTGGAGATGCGGACACTTTCAATGAGTTTGAGTTCAACCTCGGCGAGTGCATCACCAAGCTGTCTCTGTGGAGTAACGGCGCCGGCACACGTCTGGGTGCCATCAAATTCGTGACGAGTCAGAACCGGGAGTTCTTTGAAAAAATGACCAGCTGGCCACTGAAGACTGAGTACACCATAGATGTGGGGTCTGGAATCTGCCTGGGGCTGCAGGGCAGATCTGGCTCAGACATCGACTGCATGGGCTTCCTCTTCATCAACACCATCAAGTCGTCCGTAATGACTGACATGGAGTATCCCACCCTGTCCCTCTATAAACCCCAG GTGACCCAAGAATATGTGACATCTGTCTCTCACCAGAACGACACCTCCTTGGTTGTAGAAAAGTCCATTACATACAGCAAGACGCTGACCAAGACTTCCTCCTGGTCCGTCAGCAACAAAATAGAATTCACCTTGAATGTGTCGGTCAAAGCAGGGATCCCAGATCTGTTCGAGGTGTCATCAGGGTTCAGCTTGACCGTGGGAGTGGAGCAATCCACCAGCCTGCAGAAGACCGAGACCATAACAGAATCAGGTACCATCAACGTGAAGATCCCACCAGGGAAGATCATGGATGTTGAGATCACAATGTGGAAAGCAAATATCGACCTCGACTACAGGGCCAAAGTGAAAGTCACCTGCATGAATGGCAGTCAGCTGGTCTTCCCATCCAAAGGCATCTACACTGGTGTGGCTTACACTTCATTGAGGTTATCCAGAAAGGAGAGATGA
- the LOC135562802 gene encoding aerolysin-like protein isoform X2, translating to MATTLHLIGGGGGTYFEFHGMDNGATIKKIGVAVGGSQVKAVRVELTDGKGATFGDADTFNEFEFNLGECITKLSLWSNGAGTRLGAIKFVTSQNREFFEKMTSWPLKTEYTIDVGSGICLGLQGRSGSDIDCMGFLFINTIKSSVMTDMEYPTLSLYKPQVTQEYVTSVSHQNDTSLVVEKSITYSKTLTKTSSWSVSNKIEFTLNVSVKAGIPDLFEVSSGFSLTVGVEQSTSLQKTETITESGTINVKIPPGKIMDVEITMWKANIDLDYRAKVKVTCMNGSQLVFPSKGIYTGVAYTSLRLSRKER from the exons ATGGCAACCACACTGCATTTGATCGGTGGTGGAGGAGGCACTTACTTTGAATTCCATGGAATGGACAACGGTGCCACCATCAAGAAGATCGGAGTGGCGGTGGGAGGCTCGCAGGTGAAAGCTGTGCGGGTGGAGCTGACCGACGGGAAAGGAGCGACTTTTGGAGATGCGGACACTTTCAATGAGTTTGAGTTCAACCTCGGCGAGTGCATCACCAAGCTGTCTCTGTGGAGTAACGGCGCCGGCACACGTCTGGGTGCCATCAAATTCGTGACGAGTCAGAACCGGGAGTTCTTTGAAAAAATGACCAGCTGGCCACTGAAGACTGAGTACACCATAGATGTGGGGTCTGGAATCTGCCTGGGGCTGCAGGGCAGATCTGGCTCAGACATCGACTGCATGGGCTTCCTCTTCATCAACACCATCAAGTCGTCCGTAATGACTGACATGGAGTATCCCACCCTGTCCCTCTATAAACCCCAG GTGACCCAAGAATATGTGACATCTGTCTCTCACCAGAACGACACCTCCTTGGTTGTAGAAAAGTCCATTACATACAGCAAGACGCTGACCAAGACTTCCTCCTGGTCCGTCAGCAACAAAATAGAATTCACCTTGAATGTGTCGGTCAAAGCAGGGATCCCAGATCTGTTCGAGGTGTCATCAGGGTTCAGCTTGACCGTGGGAGTGGAGCAATCCACCAGCCTGCAGAAGACCGAGACCATAACAGAATCAGGTACCATCAACGTGAAGATCCCACCAGGGAAGATCATGGATGTTGAGATCACAATGTGGAAAGCAAATATCGACCTCGACTACAGGGCCAAAGTGAAAGTCACCTGCATGAATGGCAGTCAGCTGGTCTTCCCATCCAAAGGCATCTACACTGGTGTGGCTTACACTTCATTGAGGTTATCCAGAAAGGAGAGATGA